Proteins from a single region of Sphingomonas morindae:
- the nuoH gene encoding NADH-quinone oxidoreductase subunit NuoH: MTDAMTPYLGYELAWFVATLIGCLLIALPVMLAVAMAIYAERKLWAAFALRRGPNVVGPLGLLQSFADGLKVFLQETIVPAAANRTLFLIAPIITFTVALIAWAVIPFGPSMVLANVNVGLLYILAASSLGVYGVILAGWASNSKYPFYSAIRAAAQMVSYEVSIGFVLISVVLWAGSFNMQDIVLAQKGTILGVISFNALNPLLLPMSVVFLISAMAETSRTPFDLTEAESELVAGYQTEYSSMAFALYWLGEYANVILMCALNSVLFWGGWLPPVDWAPLYAVPGILWLFAKMLVVFFIFAWVKATVPRYRYDQLMRLGWKIFLPLSLLWVFLVSGWLMLTRFHGA; encoded by the coding sequence ATGACCGACGCGATGACCCCCTATCTCGGCTATGAGCTGGCCTGGTTCGTGGCCACCCTCATCGGCTGTCTGCTGATCGCGCTGCCGGTGATGCTGGCGGTGGCGATGGCTATCTATGCCGAGCGCAAGCTGTGGGCGGCCTTCGCGCTGCGGCGCGGCCCCAATGTCGTGGGCCCGCTCGGCCTGCTGCAGAGCTTCGCCGATGGTCTCAAGGTCTTCCTGCAGGAAACCATCGTGCCGGCGGCCGCCAACCGCACGCTGTTCCTGATCGCGCCGATCATCACCTTCACCGTGGCGCTGATCGCCTGGGCGGTGATCCCCTTCGGCCCCTCGATGGTGCTGGCCAATGTCAATGTCGGCCTGCTCTACATCCTCGCCGCCTCGTCGCTGGGTGTGTACGGCGTGATCCTGGCGGGCTGGGCGTCCAACTCCAAATATCCCTTCTACTCGGCGATCCGCGCCGCCGCGCAGATGGTGTCCTACGAAGTGTCGATCGGCTTCGTGCTGATCTCGGTCGTGCTCTGGGCCGGCAGCTTCAACATGCAGGACATCGTGCTGGCGCAGAAGGGCACGATCCTCGGCGTGATCAGCTTCAACGCGCTCAACCCGCTGCTGCTGCCGATGTCGGTGGTGTTCCTGATTTCGGCCATGGCCGAGACGAGCCGCACCCCCTTCGACCTGACCGAGGCGGAGAGCGAGCTGGTCGCCGGCTATCAGACCGAATATTCGTCCATGGCCTTCGCGCTCTACTGGCTGGGCGAATATGCCAATGTCATCCTGATGTGCGCGCTCAACAGCGTGCTCTTCTGGGGCGGGTGGCTGCCGCCGGTGGATTGGGCGCCGCTCTACGCCGTGCCCGGCATCCTCTGGCTGTTCGCCAAGATGCTCGTCGTCTTCTTCATCTTCGCCTGGGTGAAGGCCACCGTTCCCAGGTATCGCTACGACCAGCTGATGCGGCTGGGCTGGAAGATCTTCCTGCCCCTGTCGCTGCTCTGGGTGTTCCTCGTCTCCGGTTGGCTGATGCTGACCCGCTTCCACGGAGCCTGA
- the nuoI gene encoding NADH-quinone oxidoreductase subunit NuoI, giving the protein MSVAHYVKSFTLWELLKGHALTLKYFFKPKATLNYPFERNPLSPRFRGEHALRRYPNGEERCIACKLCEAVCPAQAITIEAEPRDDGSRRTTRYDIDMTKCIFCGFCQEACPVDAIVEGPNLEYATETHEELLYDKAKLLENGDKWERVLAANLAADAPYR; this is encoded by the coding sequence ATGAGCGTTGCGCATTACGTCAAGTCCTTCACGCTCTGGGAGCTGTTGAAGGGGCACGCGCTGACCCTGAAATATTTCTTCAAGCCGAAGGCGACGCTCAACTATCCGTTCGAGCGCAACCCGCTGAGCCCGCGCTTCCGCGGCGAGCATGCGCTGCGCCGCTATCCCAATGGCGAGGAGCGGTGCATCGCGTGCAAGCTGTGCGAGGCGGTGTGCCCGGCGCAGGCGATCACGATCGAGGCCGAGCCGCGCGACGACGGCTCGCGCCGCACCACGCGCTACGACATCGACATGACCAAGTGCATCTTCTGCGGCTTTTGCCAGGAAGCCTGCCCGGTCGACGCGATCGTCGAGGGGCCCAATCTTGAATATGCCACCGAAACCCACGAAGAGCTTCTCTACGACAAGGCGAAGCTGCTCGAGAATGGGGACAAGTGGGAACGGGTGCTGGCGGCGAACCTTGCCGCCGACGCGCCCTATCGTTAA
- a CDS encoding NADH-quinone oxidoreductase subunit J: MIQAIAFYLFAVVVIASAALVITSRNPVHSVLWLILAFFNAAGLMLLVGAEFIAMLLVIVYVGAVAVLFLFVVMMLDIDFAELRAGFVRYLPFGLAIALVLLAEIIIAAGAWSNGGVQMAARVAPTPDAAVTPNIQALGILLYTRYLFIFEGAGLVLLVAMIGAIVLTLRARTGVRHQNISRQTMRRPEDAVRNTNPPVGQGVTL, translated from the coding sequence GTGATCCAGGCCATCGCCTTCTATCTGTTCGCCGTGGTGGTGATCGCGTCCGCCGCGCTCGTCATCACGTCGCGCAACCCGGTCCACTCGGTCCTGTGGCTGATCCTGGCGTTCTTCAACGCCGCCGGGCTCATGCTGCTGGTCGGCGCCGAATTCATCGCGATGCTGCTCGTCATCGTCTATGTCGGCGCGGTCGCGGTGCTGTTCCTGTTCGTGGTCATGATGCTCGACATCGACTTCGCGGAGCTGCGCGCCGGTTTCGTCCGCTATCTGCCCTTCGGTCTGGCGATCGCGCTGGTGCTGCTGGCGGAGATCATCATCGCCGCCGGCGCCTGGTCCAATGGCGGGGTGCAGATGGCCGCGCGTGTCGCGCCCACGCCCGACGCGGCGGTGACGCCGAACATCCAGGCGCTCGGCATCCTGCTCTACACGCGCTACCTCTTCATCTTCGAAGGGGCCGGCCTGGTGCTGCTGGTCGCGATGATCGGCGCGATCGTGCTGACGCTGCGCGCCCGCACCGGCGTGCGTCACCAGAATATCAGCCGCCAGACGATGCGGCGCCCGGAGGATGCGGTGCGCAACACCAATCCGCCGGTCGGCCAGGGAGTGACGCTGTGA
- the nuoK gene encoding NADH-quinone oxidoreductase subunit NuoK, translating into MIGLQHYIAVSAILFVMGVLGIFLNRKNVIVILMAIELILLGVNLNLVAFSAFLHDLVGQIFAMFVLTVAAGEAAIGLAILVIYFRGRGTIAVDDINRMKG; encoded by the coding sequence GTGATCGGCCTCCAGCATTATATCGCCGTGTCGGCGATCCTGTTCGTGATGGGGGTGCTCGGCATCTTCCTCAACCGGAAGAACGTCATCGTCATCCTGATGGCGATCGAGCTGATCCTGCTCGGGGTGAATCTCAACCTCGTCGCCTTCTCGGCCTTTCTGCACGATCTGGTCGGGCAGATCTTCGCCATGTTCGTGCTGACGGTGGCCGCCGGCGAGGCCGCGATCGGGCTCGCCATTCTCGTCATCTATTTCCGTGGCCGCGGCACGATCGCGGTGGACGACATCAACCGGATGAAGGGCTGA
- the nuoL gene encoding NADH-quinone oxidoreductase subunit L, whose product MIQLLVFLPLLAAIVAGLGNRAIGAVPAKLVTTLSLLVSCALAWPIFIGFLTGASHATVVPVLTFIRSGDLQVDWALRVDSLTAVMLVVVTSVSALVHLYSWGYMAEDPDQPRFFAYLSLFTFAMLMLVTADSLVQMFFGWEGVGLASYLLIGFWYYKPSANKAAIKAFVVNRVGDFGFSLGIFGTFLVFGTVSIPTILAAAPHMVGSTIGFLGYRVDTMTVLCLLLFIGAMGKSAQLGLHTWLPDAMEGPTPVSALIHAATMVTAGVFMVCRLSPMFEASPTALTVVTIIGACTCFFAATVGTVQTDIKRVIAYSTCSQLGYMFFSAGVGAYGAAMFHLFTHAFFKALLFLSAGSVIHAMHHEQDMRFYGGLRKHIPLTFWAMMAGTLAITGVGIEDVFGFAGFYSKDAIIESAYASGTQAGGFAFAIGVIAALLTSFYSWRLMFLTFFGKPRWAASEHIQHAAHGDHGHDHAHDHAHGHDHDHDHAHAAHAHGATAQALADHGSDAHGHDAHAHAVAAHDAPDESAGGEPATDSRDWTEVEQGTAGYHPHESPWPMAVPLILLSIGAVFAGFVFAGPFGNLHDFWQGAIVVKAHLQHAAHESPAWVKLSPTVVMLLGLVTAWFAYIRDVTVPKRFAGTFRGLYAFLLHKWYFDELYDLLFVRPAFAIGRFFWKAGDQGTIDRFGPDGVAKLVVVGNRLTARVQSGYVYTYALVMLIGLAGAATWAVTR is encoded by the coding sequence ATGATCCAGCTCCTCGTCTTTCTGCCGCTCCTCGCCGCGATCGTCGCCGGCCTCGGCAATCGCGCCATCGGCGCGGTGCCCGCCAAGCTGGTGACGACGCTGTCGCTGCTCGTCTCCTGCGCGCTCGCCTGGCCGATCTTCATCGGCTTCCTCACTGGCGCCTCGCACGCGACGGTGGTGCCGGTGCTCACCTTCATCCGCTCGGGCGACCTGCAGGTCGATTGGGCGCTGCGCGTCGACAGCCTGACGGCGGTGATGCTGGTGGTGGTGACGAGCGTGTCCGCGCTCGTCCATCTCTACAGCTGGGGCTATATGGCGGAAGATCCCGACCAGCCTCGCTTCTTCGCCTATCTCTCGCTCTTCACCTTCGCCATGCTGATGCTGGTGACGGCGGACAGCCTGGTGCAGATGTTCTTCGGCTGGGAAGGCGTGGGCCTCGCCTCCTATCTGCTGATCGGCTTCTGGTATTATAAGCCCTCCGCCAACAAGGCCGCGATCAAGGCCTTCGTCGTCAATCGGGTGGGCGATTTCGGCTTTTCGCTGGGCATCTTCGGCACCTTCCTGGTGTTCGGCACGGTGTCGATCCCGACGATCCTCGCCGCCGCGCCGCATATGGTCGGCTCCACCATCGGCTTTCTCGGCTATCGCGTCGATACGATGACGGTGCTGTGCCTGCTGCTGTTCATCGGCGCGATGGGCAAATCGGCGCAGCTCGGCCTCCACACCTGGCTGCCCGACGCGATGGAGGGCCCGACGCCCGTCTCCGCGCTGATCCACGCCGCCACCATGGTGACGGCGGGCGTGTTCATGGTGTGCCGCCTCTCGCCCATGTTCGAGGCGAGCCCGACCGCGCTGACCGTGGTGACGATCATCGGCGCCTGCACCTGCTTCTTCGCCGCAACGGTGGGCACGGTGCAGACCGACATCAAGCGCGTGATCGCCTATTCGACCTGCTCGCAGCTCGGCTATATGTTCTTCTCGGCCGGGGTCGGCGCCTATGGCGCGGCGATGTTCCACCTCTTCACCCACGCCTTCTTCAAGGCGCTGCTGTTCCTCAGCGCGGGTTCGGTGATCCACGCCATGCACCATGAGCAGGACATGCGCTTCTATGGCGGCCTGCGGAAGCACATCCCGCTCACCTTCTGGGCGATGATGGCGGGCACGCTGGCGATCACCGGCGTCGGCATCGAGGATGTGTTCGGCTTCGCCGGCTTCTATTCCAAGGACGCGATCATCGAGAGCGCCTATGCCAGCGGCACCCAGGCTGGCGGCTTCGCCTTCGCGATCGGCGTGATCGCGGCGCTGCTCACCAGCTTCTATTCGTGGCGCCTGATGTTCCTCACCTTCTTCGGCAAGCCGCGCTGGGCCGCGTCGGAGCATATCCAGCACGCCGCCCATGGCGACCATGGCCATGACCATGCGCACGATCACGCGCACGGCCACGATCACGACCATGACCATGCGCATGCCGCGCACGCTCATGGCGCGACCGCGCAGGCGCTGGCCGATCATGGCAGCGATGCGCATGGCCATGACGCGCACGCCCATGCGGTCGCCGCGCACGACGCGCCCGACGAGAGCGCGGGCGGCGAGCCGGCGACGGATTCGCGCGACTGGACCGAGGTGGAGCAGGGCACGGCCGGCTATCATCCGCATGAGAGCCCGTGGCCGATGGCGGTGCCGCTCATCCTCCTGTCGATCGGCGCGGTGTTCGCGGGCTTCGTCTTTGCCGGCCCGTTCGGCAATCTGCACGATTTCTGGCAGGGCGCGATCGTGGTGAAGGCGCATCTCCAGCATGCCGCGCATGAGAGCCCGGCCTGGGTGAAGCTGTCGCCCACGGTGGTGATGCTGCTCGGCCTCGTCACGGCCTGGTTCGCCTACATCCGCGACGTCACGGTGCCCAAGCGCTTCGCCGGCACCTTCCGGGGGCTCTACGCCTTCCTGCTCCACAAATGGTATTTCGACGAGCTGTACGACCTGCTGTTCGTGCGCCCCGCCTTCGCGATCGGCCGCTTCTTCTGGAAGGCGGGCGACCAAGGCACGATCGACCGCTTCGGCCCCGATGGCGTCGCCAAGCTGGTGGTGGTGGGCAATCGGCTGACCGCGCGGGTCCAGTCCGGCTATGTCTATACCTATGCGCTGGTCATGCTGATCGGGCTTGCCGGCGCCGCCACCTGGGCGGTGACGCGATGA
- a CDS encoding NADH-quinone oxidoreductase subunit M — protein MNGFPILSVMLAVPLLAAIWCVFAPGEGEARATQARYVALIATLIDFGLGILLWLGFDQAGPRWQFTERADLFGRFSYALGIDGIALLLILLSVFLMPLCVLASWKAIGKRVPEYMAAFLLMETLMVGVFAVQDLFLFYIMFEGTLIPMYLIIGIWGGARRIYASYKFFLYTLLGSVLMLVAMLYMARTAGTTNIPALLAFNFDPVVQRWLWLAFFASFAVKMPMWPVHTWLPDAHVEAPTAGSVILAGVMLKMGGYGMLRFSLPMFPDASVYFFWLVMALSMVATVYTSLVALVQTDMKKLIAYSSVAHMALVTFGLFAMNRQGIEGAYMVMLGHGLVSGALFLCVGVVYDRLHTREIARYGGIANNMPGYATIFLFFTMASIGLPGLSNFPGEFLSMMGTYRASSWAALIAVTGIITSAAYMLYLYRRIAFGPQKNADAAAMPDLDAREYAILVPLVLATIWMGVYPESFLAPIRKDVGLVMERVAHAHPPSDAQPTPGHPAPAHAEGQE, from the coding sequence ATGAACGGATTTCCCATTCTCTCCGTCATGCTGGCGGTGCCGCTGCTGGCGGCGATCTGGTGCGTGTTCGCGCCGGGCGAGGGCGAGGCGCGCGCCACCCAGGCGCGCTATGTGGCGCTGATCGCCACGCTGATCGATTTCGGCCTCGGCATTCTGCTGTGGCTCGGCTTCGACCAGGCGGGGCCGCGCTGGCAATTTACCGAGCGCGCCGATCTGTTCGGCCGCTTCTCCTACGCGCTGGGGATCGACGGCATCGCGCTGCTGCTCATCCTGCTGTCCGTCTTCCTGATGCCGCTCTGCGTGCTGGCCAGCTGGAAGGCGATCGGCAAGCGCGTGCCGGAATATATGGCGGCGTTCCTGCTCATGGAAACGCTGATGGTCGGCGTGTTCGCCGTGCAGGATCTGTTCCTCTTCTACATCATGTTCGAAGGCACGCTGATCCCGATGTATCTCATCATCGGCATCTGGGGCGGCGCGCGGCGGATCTACGCCAGCTATAAGTTCTTCCTCTACACGCTGCTCGGCTCGGTGCTGATGCTGGTGGCGATGCTCTACATGGCGCGCACCGCGGGCACGACGAACATCCCGGCGCTGCTCGCCTTCAACTTCGATCCGGTGGTGCAGCGCTGGCTGTGGCTCGCCTTCTTCGCCTCCTTCGCGGTGAAGATGCCGATGTGGCCGGTCCATACCTGGCTGCCCGACGCGCACGTCGAGGCGCCGACGGCAGGCTCGGTGATCCTGGCGGGCGTGATGCTGAAGATGGGCGGCTATGGCATGCTGCGCTTCTCGCTGCCCATGTTTCCCGATGCCTCGGTCTATTTCTTCTGGCTGGTGATGGCGCTCTCGATGGTGGCGACGGTCTATACCTCGCTCGTCGCGCTGGTGCAGACCGACATGAAGAAGCTGATCGCCTATTCGTCGGTCGCGCACATGGCGCTCGTCACCTTCGGCCTGTTCGCGATGAACCGCCAGGGGATCGAGGGCGCCTATATGGTGATGCTCGGCCACGGCCTCGTCTCGGGCGCGCTCTTCCTGTGCGTCGGCGTCGTCTACGATCGGCTCCATACCCGCGAGATCGCGCGCTATGGCGGCATCGCCAACAACATGCCGGGCTACGCCACGATCTTCCTCTTCTTCACCATGGCCTCCATCGGCCTGCCCGGCCTGTCCAACTTTCCGGGCGAGTTCCTCTCGATGATGGGCACCTACCGGGCCTCGTCCTGGGCGGCGCTGATCGCGGTGACGGGCATCATCACCAGCGCGGCCTATATGCTGTATCTCTACCGGCGGATCGCCTTCGGCCCGCAGAAGAATGCGGATGCCGCCGCGATGCCGGACCTGGACGCGCGCGAATATGCGATCCTCGTGCCGCTGGTGCTCGCCACCATCTGGATGGGTGTCTATCCCGAAAGCTTCCTGGCGCCGATCCGCAAGGATGTCGGCCTGGTGATGGAGCGGGTGGCGCATGCGCATCCGCCCAGCGACGCCCAGCCCACCCCCGGCCACCCCGCACCGGCGCATGCCGAGGGACAGGAATAA
- the nuoN gene encoding NADH-quinone oxidoreductase subunit NuoN — translation MNGSYLLSLPEIILSLGSIVLMLVAAWGGDKASRAISIVAVALLVAAGFAAIGPLGHGGVGYGGLYVADAYSAFAKPLIYLATAVVLMIAPGFFERDGEMRAEFPVLLLLSAVGMGVMVSAVDLLTLYVGLELQSLSAYVLASFLRRDQRSAEAGLKYFVLGALASGILLYGTSLLYGFAGTTSFAGVAAAFKGGAGVGLTFGLVFVLAGLAFKISAVPFHMWTPDVYEGAPTPVTAFFASAPKVAALGLAMRVAIEALGPATDAWRQIVVFCALASTILGGVAAIGQTNIKRLLAYSSINNVGFALFGLAAGTQYGVSATLTYLVVYVAMTLGSLLCVLQMRDAEGNRTETIAALSGLSRSRPGLAAAFAFFMFSLAGIPPLFGFWPKFLVFDALVEIGMWPLAMIGIATSVIGAFYYLKIVKTIYFDDPAAPLAPSRSKVELVLIALAALFVSPLGYLAITPLDGASMAAAAALF, via the coding sequence ATGAACGGCTCCTACCTCCTCTCGCTTCCCGAGATCATCCTCAGCCTGGGGTCGATCGTGCTGATGCTGGTCGCCGCCTGGGGCGGGGACAAGGCGTCGCGCGCGATCAGCATCGTCGCGGTGGCGCTGCTCGTCGCGGCGGGCTTCGCGGCAATCGGGCCGCTCGGCCATGGCGGCGTCGGCTATGGCGGCCTCTATGTCGCCGATGCCTATTCCGCCTTTGCCAAGCCGCTGATCTATCTGGCCACTGCCGTCGTCCTGATGATCGCGCCGGGCTTTTTCGAGCGCGACGGCGAGATGCGGGCCGAGTTCCCCGTGCTGCTCCTGCTCTCGGCGGTCGGCATGGGCGTGATGGTTTCGGCGGTCGATCTGCTGACGCTCTATGTCGGCCTCGAGCTGCAGTCGCTCTCCGCCTATGTGTTGGCGAGCTTCCTGCGCCGCGATCAGCGCTCGGCCGAGGCGGGGCTGAAATATTTCGTGCTCGGCGCGCTCGCCTCGGGCATCCTGCTGTACGGCACCTCGCTGCTCTACGGCTTTGCCGGCACCACCAGCTTCGCCGGCGTCGCCGCCGCCTTCAAGGGCGGCGCGGGCGTGGGGCTCACGTTCGGCCTGGTGTTCGTGCTCGCCGGCCTCGCCTTCAAGATCTCGGCCGTGCCCTTCCACATGTGGACGCCCGATGTCTATGAGGGCGCGCCGACCCCGGTCACCGCCTTCTTCGCCTCCGCGCCCAAGGTGGCGGCGCTCGGGCTGGCGATGCGCGTCGCGATCGAGGCGCTCGGCCCGGCGACCGATGCCTGGCGCCAGATCGTCGTCTTCTGCGCGCTGGCCTCGACCATCCTGGGCGGCGTGGCCGCGATCGGCCAGACCAACATCAAGCGGCTGCTCGCCTATTCGTCGATCAACAATGTCGGCTTCGCGCTGTTCGGCCTCGCCGCCGGCACCCAATATGGCGTGTCCGCGACGCTCACCTATCTCGTCGTCTATGTGGCGATGACGCTGGGCTCGCTGCTGTGCGTGCTGCAGATGCGCGACGCCGAGGGCAACCGCACCGAGACGATCGCCGCCCTGTCCGGCCTGTCGCGCAGCCGGCCCGGCCTGGCCGCCGCCTTCGCCTTCTTCATGTTCAGCCTCGCCGGCATCCCGCCGCTGTTCGGCTTCTGGCCGAAATTCCTGGTGTTCGATGCGCTGGTGGAGATCGGCATGTGGCCGCTGGCGATGATCGGCATCGCCACCTCGGTGATCGGCGCCTTCTATTATCTCAAGATCGTGAAGACGATCTACTTCGACGATCCGGCCGCGCCGCTGGCGCCGAGCCGCTCGAAGGTGGAGCTGGTGCTGATCGCGCTCGCGGCGCTGTTCGTCTCGCCGCTCGGCTATCTCGCGATCACGCCGCTCGACGGCGCGAGCATGGCGGCGGCGGCGGCCCTGTTCTGA
- a CDS encoding biotin--[acetyl-CoA-carboxylase] ligase: MALRTVAETDSTNDDMAALAEAGAAEGLWLRAERQRAGRGRQGRSWISPPGNLYASTLVRLGAGDPPPASLAFVTGVALHEALSAFAPGLALKWPNDILGGAAKLAGILLERRGAAVIIGCGANLAHHPDLPERPTTAIAALAGHAPDPDAVLHALAESFARWLGRWRGEGVAPVLARWQALAHAPGTALAAHLPDGTRIAGLYEGLEPDGALRLRLADGTRHVIHAADIFLVQD, encoded by the coding sequence ATCGCGCTCCGCACCGTCGCCGAGACGGACTCGACCAATGACGATATGGCCGCGCTCGCCGAGGCGGGCGCGGCCGAGGGGCTCTGGCTGCGCGCCGAGCGCCAGCGCGCCGGGCGCGGCCGCCAGGGCCGCTCGTGGATCTCGCCGCCCGGCAATCTCTACGCCAGCACGCTGGTGCGGCTGGGCGCGGGTGATCCCCCACCGGCCTCGCTCGCCTTCGTGACCGGCGTGGCGCTGCACGAGGCGCTCTCCGCCTTCGCGCCCGGCCTCGCGCTCAAATGGCCCAACGACATTCTCGGCGGCGCCGCCAAGCTGGCCGGCATCCTGCTGGAGCGGCGCGGGGCGGCGGTGATCATCGGCTGCGGCGCCAACCTCGCGCATCATCCCGATCTGCCCGAGCGCCCGACCACGGCCATCGCCGCGCTCGCCGGCCATGCGCCCGATCCCGATGCGGTGCTGCACGCGCTGGCGGAGAGTTTCGCGCGCTGGCTAGGGCGCTGGCGAGGCGAGGGGGTGGCGCCGGTGCTGGCGCGCTGGCAGGCGCTGGCGCATGCGCCGGGCACCGCGCTGGCGGCGCATCTGCCCGATGGCACGCGCATCGCGGGCCTGTACGAGGGGCTGGAGCCCGATGGCGCGCTGCGGCTGCGCTTGGCGGACGGGACGCGGCATGTCATCCACGCTGCCGATATTTTCCTGGTGCAGGATTAA
- a CDS encoding type III pantothenate kinase, whose translation MLLAIDAGNTNIVFALVDQSAARPLIRARWRIATDPRRTADEYAVWLHQLLQLEGLDRGAVDAVILCTVVPRALHNLEVLASKYFGCEALVAGRAPVEWGIRLDVAEPKSVGGDRAVNTIAAHALAEGDLIVIDFGTATTFDVVDYAGAYKGGIIAPGINLSLDALVAAAAKLPRIAIAAPLGAGVIGRTTEDQMLIGIYWGYVAMLEGLVARLKAEIARPVTVIATGGLATLLAQHTSVFDRVEPDLTITGLALMHRRLLTVQG comes from the coding sequence ATGCTGCTCGCGATCGATGCCGGCAACACCAACATCGTCTTCGCGCTGGTCGACCAGTCGGCCGCGCGGCCGCTGATCCGGGCGCGCTGGCGCATCGCCACCGACCCGCGCCGCACCGCCGACGAATATGCCGTGTGGCTGCACCAGCTGCTCCAGCTGGAGGGGCTGGACCGCGGCGCGGTGGACGCGGTGATCCTCTGCACCGTGGTGCCCCGCGCGCTCCACAATCTCGAGGTGCTGGCGAGCAAATATTTCGGCTGCGAAGCGCTGGTGGCGGGCCGCGCGCCGGTGGAATGGGGCATCAGGCTGGACGTCGCCGAGCCCAAATCGGTCGGCGGCGATCGCGCGGTCAACACCATTGCCGCGCATGCGCTGGCCGAGGGCGATCTGATCGTCATCGATTTCGGCACCGCCACCACCTTCGACGTGGTGGATTATGCCGGCGCCTATAAGGGCGGGATCATCGCGCCCGGCATCAATCTGTCGCTGGACGCGCTGGTCGCGGCCGCCGCCAAGCTGCCGCGCATCGCGATCGCCGCGCCGCTCGGCGCGGGCGTGATCGGGCGCACCACCGAGGATCAGATGCTGATCGGCATCTATTGGGGCTATGTCGCCATGCTCGAAGGGCTGGTGGCCCGGCTCAAGGCGGAGATCGCGCGGCCGGTGACGGTGATCGCCACCGGCGGCCTTGCGACCCTGCTGGCCCAGCATACATCGGTATTCGACCGGGTTGAACCCGACCTCACCATCACCGGCCTGGCGTTGATGCATCGCCGGCTGCTTACCGTACAAGGATGA
- a CDS encoding ribonuclease J — translation MNVNLYGTQGKWLMADLGVSFADPNYPGIDVVLPDLGFIEERSADLLGLVITHGHEDHIGAIPYLALDLGCPIYATAFTAGLIRAKLDEEGLADRVKVKLVKVGQPVKIGPFAVEWVPMAHSIPEMNALLIETKHGRVFHTGDWKLDETPVIGQPSGEAALRAIGDRGVLALMGDSTNVFNNEASGSEASVKADLEREIAAAPGRVLVTTFASNVARLQTLGQVAVATGRQLCVAGRSLDRITKIARAVGYLPDFPPTVDFDSAMRLKPRELMIVATGGQGEARAALSRIAHGSHRLALSEGDTVLFSSKQIPGNEEAIGIVQNALAKRNIRMVTERQAHIHVSGHPGRPEIERLYGWLKPEIVVPVHGERRHMAEHARLAAALGVPASIVQSNGDVVRLAPNGPKIIGHERSGRLVLDGDVILPADGTTLNDRRKLAANGLVTVGVAVDKAGHPRGRPQIGIHGLPVEEDRADFIEDAAEAVLDALTDAPRDEAKKRDAVRLAVRRRATAWTGKKPIVEVLLLRV, via the coding sequence ATGAACGTCAATCTCTACGGCACCCAGGGCAAATGGCTGATGGCCGATCTGGGCGTCAGCTTCGCGGATCCGAACTATCCCGGCATCGACGTGGTGCTGCCCGATCTCGGCTTCATCGAGGAGCGCAGCGCCGATCTTCTCGGCCTGGTCATCACCCATGGCCATGAGGATCATATCGGCGCCATCCCCTATCTCGCGCTCGATCTCGGCTGCCCCATCTACGCCACCGCCTTCACCGCGGGGCTGATCCGCGCCAAGCTGGACGAGGAGGGGCTGGCGGATCGCGTCAAGGTCAAGCTCGTCAAGGTCGGCCAGCCGGTCAAGATCGGGCCGTTCGCGGTGGAATGGGTGCCGATGGCGCATTCGATCCCCGAGATGAACGCGCTGCTGATCGAGACCAAGCATGGCCGCGTCTTCCACACCGGCGACTGGAAGCTGGACGAGACCCCGGTGATCGGCCAGCCCTCCGGCGAGGCCGCGCTGCGCGCGATCGGCGATCGCGGCGTGCTCGCGCTGATGGGCGATTCCACCAATGTCTTCAACAATGAGGCGTCCGGCTCGGAAGCCAGTGTGAAGGCCGATCTGGAGCGCGAGATCGCCGCCGCGCCCGGCCGGGTGCTGGTGACGACCTTCGCCTCCAACGTGGCGCGGCTGCAGACCTTGGGCCAGGTGGCGGTGGCGACGGGGCGGCAGCTCTGCGTCGCCGGCCGCTCGCTGGACCGCATCACCAAGATCGCGCGCGCCGTCGGCTATCTGCCCGATTTCCCGCCGACCGTGGATTTCGACTCGGCGATGCGGCTGAAGCCGCGCGAGCTGATGATCGTCGCCACCGGCGGTCAGGGCGAGGCGCGGGCGGCGCTGTCGCGCATCGCCCATGGCAGCCACCGGCTCGCGCTCAGCGAGGGGGACACGGTGCTCTTCTCCTCCAAGCAGATCCCCGGCAATGAGGAGGCGATCGGCATCGTCCAGAATGCGCTGGCCAAGCGCAACATCCGGATGGTGACGGAGCGCCAGGCGCATATCCACGTCTCCGGCCATCCCGGACGGCCCGAGATCGAGCGCCTCTATGGCTGGCTCAAGCCCGAGATCGTGGTGCCCGTGCATGGCGAGCGCCGGCACATGGCCGAACATGCCCGGCTCGCGGCCGCGCTCGGCGTCCCCGCCTCGATCGTGCAGAGCAATGGCGATGTCGTGCGGCTCGCACCCAACGGGCCCAAAATCATCGGCCATGAGCGGTCGGGCCGGCTGGTGCTCGATGGCGACGTGATCCTGCCGGCGGACGGCACCACGCTCAACGATCGCCGCAAGCTCGCCGCCAACGGTCTGGTGACGGTGGGCGTGGCGGTGGACAAGGCGGGCCATCCGCGTGGGCGGCCGCAGATCGGCATCCACGGCCTGCCCGTGGAGGAGGACCGCGCCGACTTTATCGAGGATGCCGCCGAGGCGGTGCTCGACGCGCTCACCGACGCCCCGCGCGACGAGGCCAAGAAGCGGGACGCGGTGCGGCTGGCGGTGCGCCGGCGCGCCACCGCCTGGACGGGCAAGAAGCCGATCGTCGAGGTGCTGCTGCTGCGCGTGTGA